The following are encoded together in the Bos javanicus breed banteng chromosome X, ARS-OSU_banteng_1.0, whole genome shotgun sequence genome:
- the LOC133243474 gene encoding uncharacterized protein LOC133243474 codes for MEKLYTVSKKKKKTRPGADCGSDHELLIAKFRLKLKKVGKTTRPFRYDLNQIPYDYTVEVRNRFKGLDLIDRVPDELWTEVRDIVQETGSKTIPKKKKCKKAKWLSGEALQIAVKRKEAKSKGEKERYTHLNAEFQRIARRDKKAFLSDQCKEIEENNRMGKSRDLFKKIRDTKGTFHAKMGLIKDRNGRDLTEAKDIKKRWQEYTEELYKKDLHDPGNHDGVITDLEPDILECEVKWALESITMNKASGGDGIPVELFQILKDDAVKVLHSICQQIWKTQQWPQDWKRSVFISIPKKGNAKECSNYHTIALISHASKVMLKILQARLQQYVNCELPDVQAGFIKGRGTRDQIANICWIIEKGREFQKSIYFCFIDYAKAFDCVDHNKLWKILKEMGIPDHLTCLSEKAMASHSSTLAWEIPWTEEPGRLQSMGSQSRTQLEQLSSSSSRPAS; via the coding sequence atggagaagctctatacagtcagcaaaaaaaaaaaaaaaacaagaccgggagctgactgtggctcagatcatgaactccttattgccaaattcagacttaaattgaagaaagtggggaaaaccactagaccattcaggtatgacctaaatcaaatcccttatgactatacagtggaagtgagaaatagatttaagggactagatctgatagacagagtgcctgatgaactatggacagaggttcgtgacattgtacaggagacagggagcaagaccatccccaagaaaaagaaatgcaaaaaagcaaaatggctgtctggggaggccttacaaatagctgtgaaaagaaaagaagccaaaagcaaaggagaaaaggaaagatatacccatttgaatgcagagttccaaagaatagcaaggagagataagaaagccttcctcagtgatcaatgcaaagaaatagaggaaaacaacagaatgggaaagagtagagatctcttcaagaaaattagagataccaagggaacatttcatgcaaagatgggcttgataaaggacagaaatggtagggacctaacagaagcaaaagatattaagaagaggtggcaagaatacacagaagaattgtataaaaaagatcttcacgacccaggtaatcatgatggtgtgatcactgacctagagccagacatcctggaatgtgaagtcaagtgggccttagaaagcatcactatgaacaaagctagtggaggtgatggaattccagttgagctattccaaatcctgaaagatgatgctgtgaaagtgctgcactcaatatgccagcaaatttggaaaactcagcagtggccacaggactggaaaaggtcagttttcatttcaatcccaaagaaaggaaatgccaaagaatgctcaaactaccacacaattgcactcatctcacacgctagtaaagtgatgctcaaaattctccaagccaggcttcagcaatatgtgaactgtgaacttcctgatgttcaagctggttttataaaaggcagaggaaccagagatcaaattgccaacatctgctggatcatcgaaaaaggaagagagttccagaaaagcatatatttctgctttattgactatgccaaagcctttgactgtgtggatcacaataaactgtggaaaattctgaaagagatgggaataccagaccacctgacctgcctctcagagaaggcaatggcatcccactccagtactcttgcctgggaaatcccatggacggaagagcctggtaggctacagtccatggggtcgcagagtcggacacaactggagcaacttagcagcagcagcagcagacctgcctcttga